TTGCACAGAAACCCCACAAATCCGTTCTGGGAATGCTGAGACCCCGGGCGAAGCTTCATGCCCAGACACCATCGCTTTCGGCCGAGGTAGGCCGCAATGGGAGCGTATCCCTCATCGTTCTGGGACGTCCGCGACACCCCTTGTTTCTTTGTGTCGGAATTGTCCAGGCAAAACACATCCAGGTCCAAAGCCACATCCCCTGTGGAAAGAGGCGTTACAGGAACCTGGGCCCTCTCAAGCAGTTCAACGCTGGCGGCGCCGGCAAGACGTTCGAAAACTCTCGCGTGCTTGTCGAAGCGCTGTCGCAAGGTTTCCTGCGAAGGAACCTTTTCGATGTCCAGAGCCTCTTTGAACCAGTCATCGCAGACAACCCCCTCGGCGGCTTCAAAGTCGCTTTTCCCCAGACACAAAAGCCCCACATAGGTCTTGACCACATCGGCATGAGAGATCACCGGCCGTCCCGGAACTTCCTTTTCCAAGCGTTGGCAGAGGTCCGTGCTGCCGTTGATCAAATGGCCCACAAGAACCAGGCCCGAGTGCCCGCTGTAAAAGGCCTTGGAAGATTGTTCAATCTCGATTTTTTTCATCAGCGCACCTGCCGGGTGAAATTGTGTCAGGAGACCCTAGAGCACAAAAGCGAATGAAATTCCATAGGATACATGAGGAATGATACTTTTATGTATAGACACAATCTCACGGATTAAGATTAATGACTCAGTGACTCAATGACTTAATGACTCAATGACTCATTTTTCCCCTGGGTAACGCAAAAGGCAGTCGTTGCAAGAGCCTGGACCTATTCTATGTTCACGTTGAACGGGGGTAAGGTATGCCCGAAAACAGCTCAATGATCCAAGTCATGACCACTTTTCTGCCACCGGAGAGCAGATGATTCGGGCAATGGCCGAAATAGGGCATCGTCGACTGATCAAAACAGGATCACCATGCCAGCAATTCAGCTCGCTCCACCACACCTCACGCATTCCGGTGAATTTTTGACCCTTGCAACCCGTGTTTTTAATGACTTAGAGGGCCAAAACCGGTCACTCTGGGCCTTTCTGTGCTAATATGTGACCAACTCGGGCCAGGGAAATAAACAGGATGGCCACCGATGCCATAAGTGGATCTAGATTTCATTTGGGAATCCTCAGGTTTAGGGATTCTCAGAAGGGAAATGCACCCTGACGAGAGGCTTCACTTGGCAGGAAATATCATGATAAAAACTCTGCGGACCTTTTTGAGCTTGGCAAGGCAGCGAAGCAAGGCCATGAGCCTTGGGCTTTCCAACAGAGGATTATGAGTTGTTACCCATTTTCGCTCAAAGCGGATTTGGGTAAGAACTGTTTGGTTTCCTGGGAATATTTCCCAGGGGAATTTTGGTTCTTTTTACTGGGCTAAGGATTGTTTGATGGACGCCCGCGGTCCCTTGCTGTACAGTTTAGTAGGGAGGTCGCGAACCATGAGACGCTTTGGTGCTATGTTAATGATTTTGAGCCTAATACCCCTAGGCGTGACCGGTGCATGGGCTCAAGAGAAAGGTTTCACTCAGGACGACAGAGA
The DNA window shown above is from Desulfosoma sp. and carries:
- a CDS encoding IS1380 family transposase, with translation MKKIEIEQSSKAFYSGHSGLVLVGHLINGSTDLCQRLEKEVPGRPVISHADVVKTYVGLLCLGKSDFEAAEGVVCDDWFKEALDIEKVPSQETLRQRFDKHARVFERLAGAASVELLERAQVPVTPLSTGDVALDLDVFCLDNSDTKKQGVSRTSQNDEGYAPIAAYLGRKRWCLGMKLRPGSQHSQNGFVGFLC